One Saccharopolyspora erythraea NRRL 2338 genomic region harbors:
- a CDS encoding carbohydrate ABC transporter permease — MLTYAALIALSVLVLAPVVWAVLASFKTRTELAARPPSLLPESFRLDNYTGALSEFDFGVYVTNSAIVTVGATALTLAINAMAAYALAKYNFRGRNALFLVTLGTIMIPLQIILIPLHQVVAQLGMTNSLLGMIIPPAATPTGVFLLRQYMLTIPDELIEAARVDGAGELRIFLRLVLPLCRPALAVVTIFSVIWRWNDFLWPLVIAQSQDLYTLPVAIAQFNSQEVVPFNYILAMSVVSMIPVVIIFLVLQKHVVRGIAQTGLK, encoded by the coding sequence GTGCTCACCTACGCCGCCCTGATCGCGCTGAGCGTGCTGGTGCTGGCACCGGTGGTGTGGGCGGTACTGGCGTCGTTCAAGACCCGCACCGAGCTGGCGGCGCGACCGCCTAGCCTGCTGCCGGAGAGCTTCCGGCTGGACAACTACACCGGCGCGCTCTCGGAGTTCGACTTCGGCGTCTACGTCACCAACAGCGCGATCGTCACGGTGGGCGCCACTGCGCTCACCCTGGCGATCAACGCGATGGCCGCCTACGCACTGGCGAAGTACAACTTCCGCGGCCGCAACGCGCTGTTCCTGGTCACCCTCGGCACGATCATGATCCCGTTGCAGATCATCCTGATCCCGCTGCACCAGGTCGTCGCACAGCTCGGGATGACCAACTCGCTGCTCGGCATGATCATCCCGCCCGCGGCCACACCCACCGGGGTTTTCCTGCTGCGCCAGTACATGCTCACCATCCCGGATGAGCTGATCGAGGCCGCCAGGGTGGACGGCGCGGGCGAGCTGCGGATCTTCCTGCGCCTGGTGCTGCCGCTGTGCAGGCCCGCGCTGGCGGTGGTGACGATCTTCTCGGTCATCTGGCGGTGGAACGACTTCCTCTGGCCGCTGGTGATCGCGCAGTCGCAGGACCTCTACACCCTGCCGGTGGCCATCGCGCAGTTCAACAGCCAGGAAGTGGTGCCGTTCAACTACATCCTGGCGATGTCGGTGGTCAGCATGATCCCGGTGGTCATCATCTTCCTGGTCCTGCAGAAGCACGTGGTGCGCGGCATCGCGCAAACCGGACTGAAATGA
- a CDS encoding carbohydrate ABC transporter permease, with translation MTTTESPPATSVRPPSARKRGAKPWNQRLAPYLFVLPNMLVFGVFIIYPALNGFNISLYNSNNGRAFTPVGTRNYRRLFTDEEFWQAAGATVIFVVAFVAVCTAASIGLAMLLTKPIRARGFFRAVFFLPVLLSPVVVGLLWGWILERRSGALNAILGAVGLPEPGWLVSGPLALGATVFVGVWAHAGFYTLIMMAGLQAIDSSYYEAAHLDGAGAWHRFRHITWPLLRPTTLVVVILAMIAGFQSFDFIYTLSGGGPLGATTLMVQYIYEHAFQSPIQYGLAAAGSVVLFCTIFALTVLNFLYGRRKESM, from the coding sequence ATGACGACCACCGAGTCCCCGCCCGCCACGAGCGTGCGACCGCCGTCGGCGCGCAAGCGGGGCGCCAAACCGTGGAACCAGCGCCTGGCGCCCTACCTGTTCGTGCTGCCGAACATGCTGGTGTTCGGGGTCTTCATCATCTACCCGGCGCTCAACGGCTTCAACATCAGCCTCTACAACAGCAACAACGGCCGCGCCTTCACACCGGTCGGCACCAGGAACTACCGCAGGCTGTTCACCGACGAGGAGTTCTGGCAGGCCGCGGGCGCCACGGTGATCTTCGTGGTGGCCTTCGTCGCCGTCTGCACGGCGGCGTCGATCGGCCTGGCGATGCTGCTGACCAAACCGATCAGGGCCCGCGGCTTCTTCCGCGCCGTGTTCTTCCTGCCCGTGCTGCTCTCCCCGGTGGTGGTCGGCCTGCTGTGGGGCTGGATCCTGGAACGGCGTTCGGGCGCGCTCAACGCGATCCTCGGCGCGGTCGGGCTGCCCGAGCCGGGCTGGCTGGTCAGCGGGCCGCTCGCGCTCGGTGCGACGGTCTTCGTCGGGGTGTGGGCGCACGCGGGCTTCTACACGCTGATCATGATGGCGGGGCTGCAGGCCATCGACAGCTCCTACTACGAGGCCGCGCACCTGGACGGGGCCGGGGCGTGGCACCGGTTCCGCCACATCACCTGGCCGCTGCTGCGGCCGACCACGCTGGTGGTGGTGATCCTGGCGATGATCGCCGGCTTCCAGTCCTTCGACTTCATCTACACGCTCAGCGGCGGCGGACCGCTCGGGGCCACGACCCTGATGGTGCAGTACATCTACGAGCACGCGTTCCAGTCGCCGATCCAGTACGGGCTGGCGGCCGCGGGCTCGGTGGTGCTGTTCTGCACGATCTTCGCGCTCACGGTCTTGAACTTCCTGTACGGCCGCAGGAAGGAGTCGATGTGA
- a CDS encoding ABC transporter substrate-binding protein → MRRSTGAVIGAAAVALATLAACAPGTDFGPASNGSPPGHLTYTYFTDGPDEKVTRDLIAEFERRTGATVDLQILPYSELEQQLQGRLAAGHAPDVARLTNLSPFRSDLLDLSANGADIGDQFLDQARETTSGPAGETVAVASDLTMNGPLVNTDLFARAGVALPPKDRPVSWPELIAKARVVQQKSGSPYAIAFDKSGARVAGLFNQFGTNYFGTDGAVQLDPAKAAAATRLFVDLNNDGTMYRDFWVQSGTKYEGADDMFLREDVPVYFSGNWQTGQFDEEAQFGWTVLPNPCAERCGGFPGGKFMVALRQTTNPRLAAEFVAFMNSRQAQEKYAREAHFLPTRKDLLAEGVDYPRRDAEMDVFLDDVRRTDPAAFSSAYSPGMDSTADAVVDELAAAIVGRQSVPDTVARMRTSAQEALEAAIP, encoded by the coding sequence ATGCGACGGAGCACGGGAGCTGTCATCGGCGCGGCGGCGGTCGCGCTGGCCACGCTCGCGGCGTGCGCACCCGGCACCGACTTCGGTCCCGCGAGCAACGGCTCCCCGCCCGGCCATCTGACCTACACGTACTTCACCGACGGGCCCGACGAGAAGGTGACCCGCGACCTGATCGCGGAGTTCGAGCGGCGCACCGGCGCCACGGTCGACCTGCAGATACTGCCGTACTCCGAGCTGGAGCAGCAGTTGCAGGGCAGGCTGGCCGCGGGGCACGCGCCCGACGTCGCCCGGCTGACCAACCTGAGCCCGTTCCGCAGCGACCTGCTGGACCTCTCGGCCAACGGCGCCGACATCGGCGACCAGTTCCTCGACCAGGCGCGGGAGACCACCAGCGGCCCCGCCGGGGAGACGGTGGCCGTTGCCAGCGACCTGACCATGAACGGCCCGCTGGTCAACACCGATCTGTTCGCCAGGGCGGGAGTGGCGTTGCCGCCGAAGGACCGGCCGGTGAGCTGGCCCGAACTGATCGCCAAGGCCAGGGTGGTGCAGCAGAAGTCGGGCTCGCCCTACGCCATCGCGTTCGACAAGTCCGGCGCCCGGGTGGCCGGCCTGTTCAACCAGTTCGGCACGAACTACTTCGGCACCGACGGCGCGGTGCAGCTCGACCCCGCCAAGGCCGCCGCGGCCACGCGGCTGTTCGTGGACCTGAACAACGACGGCACGATGTACCGGGACTTCTGGGTGCAGTCGGGCACCAAGTACGAGGGCGCCGACGACATGTTCCTGCGCGAGGACGTGCCGGTCTACTTCAGCGGCAACTGGCAGACGGGCCAGTTCGACGAAGAGGCCCAGTTCGGCTGGACCGTGCTGCCCAACCCGTGCGCCGAGCGCTGCGGAGGGTTCCCCGGAGGCAAGTTCATGGTGGCGTTGCGCCAGACCACGAACCCGCGGCTGGCCGCCGAGTTCGTCGCGTTCATGAACTCCCGCCAGGCGCAGGAGAAGTACGCGAGGGAGGCGCACTTCCTGCCCACCCGCAAGGACCTCCTCGCCGAAGGCGTCGACTACCCCCGGCGCGACGCGGAGATGGACGTCTTCCTCGACGACGTCAGGCGGACCGACCCGGCCGCCTTCAGCTCCGCCTACAGCCCCGGGATGGACTCGACGGCCGACGCGGTGGTCGACGAGCTGGCGGCGGCGATCGTCGGCAGGCAGTCGGTGCCCGACACCGTGGCGAGGATGCGGACCTCGGCGCAGGAGGCACTGGAGGCGGCCATCCCATGA